In Centropristis striata isolate RG_2023a ecotype Rhode Island chromosome 15, C.striata_1.0, whole genome shotgun sequence, a genomic segment contains:
- the LOC131986940 gene encoding olfactory receptor 2A12-like: MENVTVVTPLKQPIVFELEGFFIPLGYGAFFFTLALILFMIILLANGLVLGTIVLDKNLHRPMFVMVGNLMVCDLLGATAVLPRIMMHFLMGQKKIAYIPAIAQAFSVHTYAAAVQTILGVMAYDRYIAVCEPLRYNTIMTPAWLLSCCTLAWFFALLCVIVLFSFHMNAPLCGNLVQHVYCSNRSILRLACRPTPINNIYGLASTWSLKSGTFIITSVSYFRILHVSLKRGRAESSKAFQTCTSHLAVYVLYEIATVVIVVSHRFPSLSQNIKKFLSIMFIILPPAFNPIIYGLAMVPHFEVT; encoded by the exons ATGGAGAACGTGACAGTGGTGACTCCTCTCAAACAGCCGATTGTGTTCGAGCTGGAGGGTTTCTTTATCCCTCTGGGCTACGGCGCCTTTTTCTTTACCCTGGCCCTTATTCTCTTCATGATAATCCTGCTGGCCAACGGCCTGGTGCTTGGCACCATCGTCCTGGACAAGAACCTGCACAGGCCCATGTTTGTGATGGTTGGTAACCTGATGGTCTGTGACTTGTTGGGGGCCACGGCCGTTCTGCCACGCATCATGATGCACTTCCTGATGGGCCAGAAGAAGATTGCCTACATCCCGGCCATCGCTCAGGCCTTCAGCGTGCACACGTATGCCGCGGCAGTGCAGACCATTCTGGGTGTGATGGCCTACGACAG gtaCATTGCAGTGTGTGAGCCTCTCAGGTATAACACCATCATGACGCCGGCTTGGCTGCTCTCCTGCTGCACTCTCGCCTGGTTTTTCGCTCTACTGTGTGTTATTGTTCTCTTCTCCTTCCACATGAACGCCCCTCTGTGTGGCAACCTCGTCCAACACGTCTACTGCAGCAACCGATCCATCCTGAGGCTGGCCTGCAGGCCGACCCCCATCAACAACATCTATG GTCTGGCTAGTACCTGGTCTCTCAAATCTGGCACCTTCATCATTACTTCAGTTTCCTACTTCAGAATCCTGCATGTTTCTTTAAAACGTGGCCGAGCTGAGAGCAGCAAGGCCTTCCAGACGTGCACGTCACACCTCGCTGTGTATGTGCTCTATGAAATAGCTACAGTGGTCATTGTTGTGAGTCACAGGTTCCCCTCACTCTCACAAAACATCAAGAAGTTCTTGAGCATCATGTTCATCATCCTGCCACCGGCGTTCAACCCCATCATCTACGGACTGGCCA TGGTGCCCCATTTCGAGGTGACTTGA
- the LOC131986803 gene encoding olfactory receptor 2A25-like has product MENFTFNSFTLQLEGLNVSKYWMYPVFFCFFFFYLFIMITNVGIVVLVFIDKSLHQPMYLLFCNLPVNDIVGSSIMVPRLLSDILQPPSERLISYYECVVQAFISHMFGTTCYTVLMIMAFDRYVAICNPLRYAAIMTNKMVIKLTVFAWGVALVLVGILLGLTIRLNRCRTRIMNPYCDNASLFKLSCESVVINNVYGLTFTVILFTGSIGSTVLTYAKITVVCLTSNNKSLNSKALKTCSTHLVVYLVLLFTGFINIILHRFPQYSEHRKLVLIMFFIVPACLNPIIYGIQSAEISRSLSKLFRSKKLTPLS; this is encoded by the coding sequence ATGGAAAACTTCACATTCAACAGCTTCACGCTGCAGTTGGAGGGCTTAAACGTTTCTAAATACTGGATGTACCCTGtctttttctgcttctttttcttctacctctttataatgattacaaatgttggcattgtagtCCTGGTGTTCATTGACAAAAGCCTTCACCAGCCCATGTATCTGCTTTTCTGCAACCTGCCAGTTAATGACATTGTTGGCAGCTCGATCATGGTGCCCCGTTTGCTTTCAGATATCTTGCAGCCTCCATCTGAGCGTCTCATCAGTTATTATGAGTGTGTGGTGCAAGCTTTCATCTCACACATGTTCGGCACCACTTGCTACACAGTGCTCATGATTATGGCCTTTGACAGATATGTGGCTATCTGTAATCCTCTGCGCTATGCTGCCATAATGACCAACAAAATGGTGATCAAGCTGACCGTTTTTGCCTGGGGAGTAGCACTTGTTTTAGTTGGGATTCTGCTGGGTCTGACCATTCGACTGAACCGATGTAGAACTCGGATCATGAATCCCTACTGTGACAATGCTTCTCTGTTTAAACTCTCCTGTGAGAGTGTGGTAATTAATAATGTGTACGGCCTCACTTTCACTGTCATCCTGTTCACAGGTTCCATAGGCAGCACGGTTCTCACCTACGCTAAGATTACAGTCGTCTGTCTCACCAGTAACAACAAGTCTTTGAACAGTAAAGCCTTAAAGACGTGCAGCACTCATCTGGTTGTGTATCTCGTCCTGCTGTTCACTGgatttattaacattattctGCATCGCTTCCCTCAGTACTCTGAACACAGAAAACTGGTTCTCATTATGTTTTTCATCGTCCCTGCCTGCCTCAACCCCATTATTTATGGCATTCAGTCTGCAGAAATCTCCAGATCCTTGTCAAAATTATTCAGATCAAAAAAATTAACACCGTTATCCTGA